Proteins encoded together in one Pontiella desulfatans window:
- a CDS encoding ATP-dependent 6-phosphofructokinase — MPSKTKCIGILTSGGDCPGLNAAIRGVAKAALGQGTKVIGIKDGFRGLVENRMRALEDGDVSGILTHGGTFLGSSRDKPHRMPMGGKVLDMTEVAVSNAQKNHIDCLICLGGNGTQKNAMRLHEAGLNVITLPKTIDNDVAGTDITFGFDSSMAIATEAIDRLHTTASSHHRAIVCEIMGNKAGWLALGAGIAGGADVILLPEIPYDMDHVVGHLLERRHHNKRFSIIAVAEGAISKQEDQDGRKKKNMASDEEIEGLIAEPVANRIAREIQQAAGIEVRYTSLGHVQRGGTPTATDRLLSTRFGTKAGELLQDGIYNVMVGLKGEHCVAVPLAEVAGLTKVIPPNHPWLKAAALVDTCLGDELNRME; from the coding sequence ATGCCAAGCAAAACGAAATGCATCGGAATTTTAACGTCGGGCGGGGATTGTCCGGGGCTGAACGCGGCGATCCGCGGGGTGGCGAAGGCCGCACTGGGACAGGGCACCAAGGTGATCGGCATCAAGGATGGCTTCCGCGGCCTGGTGGAAAACCGGATGCGTGCGCTGGAGGACGGCGATGTCAGCGGCATCCTGACCCATGGCGGCACCTTCCTGGGGTCGAGCCGCGACAAGCCGCACCGGATGCCGATGGGCGGCAAGGTGCTCGATATGACCGAGGTGGCGGTATCGAATGCCCAAAAGAACCACATCGACTGCCTGATTTGCCTGGGAGGCAACGGCACCCAGAAAAACGCGATGCGGCTGCACGAGGCGGGGTTGAACGTCATCACGTTGCCAAAAACCATCGATAACGATGTGGCCGGCACCGACATCACCTTCGGGTTCGATTCGTCGATGGCGATCGCCACCGAGGCCATCGACCGGTTGCATACCACGGCGAGCAGCCACCATCGCGCCATCGTTTGCGAAATCATGGGGAACAAGGCCGGTTGGCTGGCCTTGGGCGCCGGGATTGCCGGCGGGGCGGATGTGATCCTGCTCCCGGAAATCCCGTACGACATGGATCATGTGGTTGGGCATTTGCTGGAGCGTCGCCACCATAACAAACGCTTCTCCATCATCGCCGTTGCCGAGGGGGCGATTTCCAAGCAAGAAGACCAGGACGGCCGGAAAAAGAAAAACATGGCGTCGGATGAAGAGATCGAGGGCTTGATCGCGGAACCGGTGGCCAACCGTATTGCGCGGGAAATCCAGCAGGCGGCGGGAATCGAGGTCCGCTACACCTCGTTGGGGCATGTCCAGCGCGGCGGGACGCCCACGGCGACGGACCGTTTGCTCTCCACCCGCTTCGGGACCAAGGCCGGCGAGCTGTTGCAGGATGGAATCTATAATGTGATGGTGGGGTTGAAGGGGGAGCACTGCGTGGCCGTGCCGCTCGCCGAGGTGGCTGGATTGACCAAGGTGATTCCGCCCAACCATCCTTGGCTAAAGGCCGCCGCCCTGGTGGATACCTGCCTGGGCGATGAGCTTAATCGGATGGAATGA
- a CDS encoding endonuclease/exonuclease/phosphatase family protein encodes MKKVTLSLFVLWAAGLFPAAWADSNVVVRVMAANTTSGNYQRYESPGLNIFKGLRPDIVAVQEFNYAGSYRDMVDDAFGEEFDYFRESESGYDIPNGIISRYPILESGSWDDSNMSNRGFAWARIDVPGTNDLYVVSVHFKASSSDAARRGLEASQLKSLIQANFPGHAWIVLAGDFNIYSETEAAVTTLESFLSDSPVPADKNGDTGTNSSRSRRYDRIYFSPSMAHTQVPVEMPSRTYANGLVFDSRIHTPLSEVYPVAAGDSGAVNMQHMAVVRDFALPLPSVEPPLQAVLGHPVYSAGEFQCALTGSTGQPYVVQSSTNLTESEWVPVQTNFAPFTFTEPDTSESSQRFYRALALP; translated from the coding sequence ATGAAAAAAGTGACCCTCTCGCTGTTTGTCCTCTGGGCAGCAGGTTTGTTCCCGGCCGCCTGGGCGGACAGCAACGTGGTTGTCCGCGTGATGGCGGCGAATACCACGAGCGGAAACTACCAGCGCTACGAGTCGCCGGGGCTCAACATCTTCAAGGGGCTCAGGCCCGACATCGTCGCGGTGCAGGAATTCAACTATGCGGGTTCCTACCGCGACATGGTCGATGACGCCTTCGGCGAGGAGTTCGACTATTTCCGTGAAAGCGAAAGCGGCTACGACATCCCCAACGGCATCATCAGCCGCTATCCAATCCTCGAAAGCGGTTCGTGGGACGACAGCAATATGTCCAACCGCGGTTTTGCCTGGGCACGGATCGATGTTCCCGGCACCAACGACCTCTATGTGGTCAGCGTCCATTTCAAGGCCAGCAGTTCCGACGCCGCGCGCCGCGGATTGGAGGCCTCCCAGCTCAAAAGCCTCATCCAGGCCAACTTCCCGGGCCACGCATGGATTGTGCTCGCCGGAGACTTCAACATCTATTCCGAGACCGAAGCGGCGGTCACCACGCTCGAATCCTTCCTGTCGGATTCGCCGGTGCCGGCCGACAAGAACGGTGACACCGGAACCAACTCCAGTCGTTCGCGCCGCTACGACCGCATCTATTTCAGCCCGTCCATGGCCCACACGCAGGTGCCCGTCGAAATGCCGTCGCGCACCTACGCCAACGGACTCGTTTTTGATTCCCGCATCCATACCCCCTTGTCCGAAGTTTATCCCGTGGCTGCCGGTGACTCGGGAGCTGTCAACATGCAGCATATGGCCGTGGTTCGCGACTTTGCGCTTCCGTTGCCCTCTGTCGAGCCACCGCTTCAAGCCGTGCTGGGACACCCAGTGTATTCCGCCGGAGAATTCCAATGTGCATTGACCGGCAGCACTGGACAACCGTATGTCGTTCAATCCTCGACCAATCTAACGGAGTCCGAATGGGTTCCGGTGCAAACCAACTTCGCACCGTTTACCTTCACTGAGCCCGACACAAGCGAATCCTCCCAACGCTTCTATCGCGCCCTCGCACTGCCGTAA
- a CDS encoding choice-of-anchor I family protein gives MKTKMLGLLLAGVAMTGAVCGQSLIISEIVDATESGGLPKFVELTNVGETPVNLSSFGIANFNNGATSSSYASYTLPDVDLAAGDSYVLSYESGDVPGTNTFLDVYGFEPDNYDQSSFFNGDDVIILFNTNGYPGGNAAVVQDDIVDVFGVLGTDGSGEPWEYMDSYAYRNSAITAPNSTFTLSEWTFGGANILDGVGAAGIAAATDPGAHLFEAATASSIALVPAGTIELAEGAEIVAFDENTATAFVTTPADGLAIIDLSDPTAPLHIGSLLTNELINSVAVHDGLVAVAVESGSSAPGAVVFLDAATGAETNRVVVGILPDNVVFSPNGLMALTANEAETGDHADYGAGSISVIDLSAGVASATVTNLGFEAFDSLTNELRAAGVRIFPGCLPSQDFEPEFVAVSPDSTQAFVTLQEANAMAVVDLTVPAITGIAPLGLKDWSLPENTLDAGDKDAGINMTNYPFFGMYMPDTVVSFEVGGATYYVIANEGDSRDYLDVDETRLEDVTLDTNAFPNAAMLQSRDWAGRLKVSLVDADTDGDGDFDVVYAYGGRSFSILDENGTMVYDSADAFETYLATERPQLFNIDDGDPGEFDKRSDDKGCEPEAVEVGVVDGVIYAFIGLERVGGIMVYNVSNPASPEFVQFARLYTDAAPEGMEFVAATNSPSGKPLLLVANEDSNTLTVYGIETDATGLGLQFLHASDLEGSVDAIDNAPNFAAVVEALENDAAGRGIGSVLLSAGDNYIPGPFFSASGDYSMRSVFQSSYSNFFDVAGLDNVREGGGRADITIMNLIGFDASCFGNHEFDAGTSAAAEIIGQDLRGGTLNDVRWPGAQFPYLSANLDFSADASLGGLFTDSLLESAAFASTSSTLTNAVPKIAPLTIINVGGERVGVVGGTTPILASISSPGDVAVKDPGAGSNDMADLAEILQPQIDRLTVAGVNKIVLVTHLQQLALETELLPLLSGVDIAVAGGSDTLLADGDDYLRAGDVADDTYPRTAVTKDGEPALIVSTDGEYSYVGRLVVDFTVDGQIVTTNLDSTVNGAYATDDQGVSNLWGSVAAAYYADGKADRVKEITDGVEGVVIAKDSNVFGHTSVFIEGRREFVRTEETTLGDLSADANLWMAQLADPTVAVSIKNGGGIRAEIGAIDGYTGELLPPQANALSGKLEGQISQLDIENSLRFNNGLTLMNLTATQLWYVVEHAVAATADGATPGQFGQFAGIAFTFDPSAPAYSRVQSLALTDASGSATNAIVAAGQMVGDPQRPIRIVTLDFLVNFGGDNYPFDDYEAADAFFVDRVDLADAGLAAGTATFTAPGGEQDALAEYLAAFYPTNGTAYAMAETPIEEDTRIIYLTSQADTMFAATGGSIGVDAATGERQLGWAGMSGVEYQVLFATNLNQEVWTPVGSAAAIDGTIVLDDATDRGEAGFYRIQIAE, from the coding sequence ATGAAGACTAAAATGTTGGGCCTGCTGCTGGCAGGAGTTGCGATGACTGGAGCCGTTTGCGGTCAATCGCTTATCATTTCAGAAATTGTCGATGCGACGGAAAGCGGCGGTTTGCCGAAATTTGTCGAGTTAACGAATGTGGGGGAAACCCCGGTCAATCTTTCCAGTTTCGGAATCGCCAATTTTAACAATGGTGCCACGAGTTCCAGCTATGCGTCCTACACGTTGCCTGATGTTGATCTGGCCGCCGGCGACTCCTATGTTCTTTCCTATGAGAGCGGCGATGTGCCGGGTACCAATACGTTCCTGGATGTTTACGGGTTCGAGCCCGACAACTATGATCAGAGCTCCTTCTTTAACGGAGATGATGTCATCATCCTGTTCAACACCAACGGCTACCCTGGAGGTAATGCTGCTGTGGTTCAGGACGACATTGTCGATGTCTTCGGGGTTCTCGGAACAGATGGAAGCGGCGAACCATGGGAATACATGGACAGTTACGCGTACCGCAATTCCGCTATCACGGCACCGAACAGCACGTTTACGCTCAGCGAGTGGACCTTCGGCGGCGCGAACATCCTCGACGGAGTTGGGGCAGCAGGCATTGCGGCCGCAACTGATCCGGGAGCACACCTCTTCGAGGCCGCCACCGCAAGCAGCATTGCCCTCGTGCCGGCTGGCACGATCGAGCTGGCTGAAGGCGCGGAAATCGTCGCCTTCGACGAGAACACGGCTACTGCGTTTGTCACCACGCCGGCGGACGGGCTTGCAATCATCGACCTTTCCGATCCGACCGCCCCGCTGCATATCGGCTCCCTGCTGACCAACGAGCTGATCAACAGCGTTGCTGTTCATGACGGTCTGGTGGCTGTTGCCGTGGAGAGCGGTTCCAGCGCCCCGGGCGCAGTGGTCTTCCTCGACGCCGCAACCGGCGCAGAAACCAACCGCGTCGTGGTCGGCATTCTGCCGGACAACGTGGTCTTCTCGCCAAACGGGCTGATGGCACTGACCGCCAACGAAGCCGAAACCGGCGACCATGCCGACTACGGCGCAGGTTCGATCAGCGTGATCGATCTTTCTGCGGGAGTCGCTTCCGCAACCGTCACCAACCTTGGCTTCGAGGCGTTCGACAGCCTAACCAACGAACTGCGTGCCGCCGGTGTCCGCATCTTCCCGGGCTGCCTGCCTTCGCAGGACTTCGAGCCGGAGTTCGTTGCGGTCTCCCCGGACAGCACGCAGGCCTTTGTGACCTTGCAGGAAGCCAACGCCATGGCGGTGGTCGACCTCACCGTACCGGCCATCACGGGCATTGCTCCGCTCGGCCTCAAGGACTGGAGCCTGCCGGAAAATACGCTCGACGCCGGCGACAAGGACGCCGGCATCAACATGACCAACTATCCCTTCTTCGGCATGTACATGCCCGACACCGTGGTTTCCTTCGAAGTGGGCGGCGCAACCTACTACGTCATCGCCAACGAAGGGGACTCACGCGACTATCTGGATGTGGACGAAACCCGCCTGGAGGATGTGACGCTCGACACCAACGCCTTCCCGAACGCGGCCATGCTGCAGAGCCGCGACTGGGCCGGCCGCCTGAAGGTTTCTTTGGTTGATGCCGACACCGACGGCGACGGCGACTTCGACGTGGTCTATGCCTACGGCGGCCGCTCCTTCTCCATCCTGGATGAAAACGGCACCATGGTCTACGACTCCGCCGACGCCTTCGAAACCTACCTCGCCACCGAGCGCCCGCAGCTGTTCAACATCGACGATGGCGACCCGGGCGAGTTCGATAAGCGTTCCGACGACAAGGGCTGCGAGCCCGAAGCGGTGGAAGTCGGCGTGGTCGACGGCGTCATCTATGCCTTCATCGGATTGGAACGTGTTGGCGGCATCATGGTGTACAACGTTTCCAACCCCGCCAGCCCTGAGTTCGTTCAGTTTGCCCGGCTCTACACCGACGCCGCGCCGGAAGGCATGGAGTTTGTTGCGGCAACCAACAGCCCGAGCGGCAAACCGCTCCTGCTGGTCGCCAACGAAGACAGCAACACGCTGACCGTCTACGGAATCGAAACCGATGCAACCGGCCTGGGCCTGCAGTTCCTGCATGCCTCCGACCTCGAGGGCAGCGTGGATGCGATCGACAACGCGCCCAACTTTGCGGCCGTGGTGGAAGCGCTCGAGAACGATGCCGCGGGACGGGGCATTGGAAGCGTCCTGCTTTCGGCTGGGGACAACTATATCCCGGGGCCGTTCTTCTCCGCATCCGGCGACTACTCCATGCGCTCCGTGTTCCAGTCTTCCTACTCGAATTTCTTCGATGTGGCCGGCCTGGACAACGTGCGTGAGGGCGGTGGACGCGCCGACATCACCATCATGAACCTGATCGGTTTCGACGCCTCCTGTTTCGGAAACCACGAGTTCGATGCCGGCACCAGCGCGGCGGCCGAGATCATCGGCCAGGATCTGCGCGGCGGCACGCTCAACGACGTCCGCTGGCCGGGCGCCCAGTTTCCGTACCTCAGCGCCAACCTGGACTTCAGCGCCGACGCTAGTCTGGGCGGCCTGTTTACGGACAGCCTGCTGGAAAGCGCTGCGTTCGCTTCCACCTCCAGCACCCTGACCAATGCCGTGCCGAAAATCGCACCGCTCACCATCATCAATGTCGGTGGCGAGCGGGTAGGGGTCGTCGGGGGTACCACACCGATTCTTGCCTCCATCTCTTCTCCGGGCGATGTGGCGGTAAAAGATCCGGGCGCCGGTTCCAACGATATGGCAGATCTCGCGGAAATCCTGCAGCCGCAGATCGACCGCCTGACGGTTGCCGGTGTGAACAAGATCGTTCTGGTCACGCATCTGCAGCAGCTCGCGCTTGAAACCGAACTGCTGCCGTTGCTGAGCGGTGTTGACATTGCCGTAGCCGGTGGGTCGGATACGCTCCTGGCGGACGGGGATGACTATCTGCGTGCCGGTGATGTTGCAGATGATACGTATCCGCGAACAGCTGTCACCAAAGATGGTGAACCTGCGCTGATCGTCAGCACGGATGGCGAGTATAGCTATGTCGGTCGACTGGTGGTGGACTTCACGGTTGATGGACAGATCGTCACCACCAATCTGGACAGCACGGTCAACGGCGCCTACGCCACCGACGACCAGGGCGTGAGCAATCTCTGGGGTTCCGTCGCGGCCGCCTACTACGCTGACGGCAAAGCGGATCGCGTCAAAGAAATCACCGATGGGGTTGAGGGTGTCGTGATCGCCAAGGACAGCAACGTCTTCGGCCACACGTCGGTCTTCATCGAAGGCCGCCGCGAGTTTGTGCGCACGGAGGAAACCACCCTGGGCGATCTCAGCGCCGACGCCAACCTCTGGATGGCGCAACTGGCCGACCCGACGGTTGCCGTTTCCATCAAGAACGGCGGCGGTATCCGCGCCGAGATCGGCGCGATCGACGGCTACACCGGTGAACTGCTGCCGCCACAGGCGAACGCACTCTCCGGCAAGCTCGAAGGGCAGATTTCGCAGCTCGACATCGAAAACTCGCTGCGCTTCAACAACGGCCTGACGCTGATGAACCTGACGGCCACGCAGCTCTGGTATGTGGTTGAACACGCGGTGGCAGCCACCGCAGACGGCGCCACGCCGGGCCAGTTCGGCCAGTTTGCCGGCATTGCCTTCACCTTCGACCCGAGTGCCCCGGCCTACAGCCGTGTGCAGTCGCTCGCGCTGACCGATGCTTCCGGCTCGGCAACCAATGCGATCGTGGCCGCCGGCCAGATGGTTGGCGACCCGCAGCGCCCGATCCGCATCGTGACGCTGGATTTCCTGGTGAACTTCGGCGGCGACAACTATCCGTTCGATGATTATGAAGCGGCGGATGCCTTCTTCGTTGATCGCGTGGATCTGGCGGATGCCGGTCTGGCTGCCGGAACGGCAACCTTTACCGCCCCGGGCGGTGAGCAGGATGCCTTGGCCGAGTATCTGGCCGCCTTCTACCCGACCAACGGAACAGCCTATGCCATGGCCGAAACGCCGATTGAGGAAGACACCCGCATCATCTACCTCACCAGTCAGGCCGACACGATGTTTGCCGCCACGGGCGGCAGCATCGGGGTCGATGCCGCCACCGGCGAGCGCCAACTGGGATGGGCAGGTATGTCCGGAGTCGAATACCAGGTGCTGTTTGCCACCAACCTGAACCAGGAAGTTTGGACGCCGGTGGGCAGCGCGGCCGCCATCGATGGCACGATCGTCCTCGACGACGCCACAGACCGCGGCGAGGCCGGCTTCTACCGCATCCAGATCGCCGAGTAA